The bacterium genome includes a region encoding these proteins:
- a CDS encoding FAD:protein FMN transferase yields the protein MHIKINGKTMGTTYTITLPKQENIKIDPSKIQSAIDQKLNAINQSLSTYIKDSEISRFNNFKANTWMNISKDMFLVSQKAQEVAILTDYYFDPTLGPLINLWGFGYTESVGVPKQSEIDVLLPYIGMDKIELAQNIVYQIKKKSSSIQLDYSAIAKGYAVDEISSLLLSMGHQHHYVEIGGELSVKGFRDAKKQAWKVAIEKPQMKETSKRTIFKTLNLTDMAMATSGDYRNFFMHQGKKYNHTLIPSTGYPSQHKTRSVTVLHKNCMDADAYATGLLAMGHPQAFKLANNLGLAALFIVEKDSGQLMAYTSNYLLELEKKTR from the coding sequence GTGCACATCAAAATCAATGGGAAAACCATGGGCACAACTTACACCATCACTCTTCCTAAACAAGAAAATATCAAAATCGATCCCTCAAAAATTCAAAGTGCAATAGATCAAAAATTAAACGCTATCAACCAAAGTTTATCTACCTATATTAAAGATTCTGAAATCTCTCGATTTAACAATTTTAAAGCCAACACCTGGATGAATATCAGCAAAGACATGTTTTTAGTGAGCCAAAAAGCTCAAGAAGTGGCCATTTTAACGGATTATTATTTTGACCCTACACTTGGTCCTCTTATTAATCTGTGGGGATTTGGCTATACTGAAAGTGTTGGGGTCCCAAAACAAAGTGAAATTGATGTGCTCTTGCCTTATATAGGCATGGATAAAATAGAGCTTGCGCAAAACATTGTTTATCAAATCAAGAAAAAATCAAGCTCTATTCAGCTAGACTACTCAGCCATCGCCAAAGGTTACGCGGTTGATGAAATCAGTTCATTATTGCTGTCTATGGGACATCAGCACCATTATGTTGAAATAGGTGGAGAGTTAAGCGTAAAAGGCTTTAGAGATGCAAAAAAACAAGCTTGGAAAGTGGCCATTGAAAAGCCTCAAATGAAGGAAACCAGTAAAAGAACCATTTTTAAAACTTTAAATTTAACAGACATGGCCATGGCAACATCAGGCGACTATCGCAATTTTTTTATGCATCAGGGTAAAAAATACAACCATACCTTGATTCCAAGTACGGGATACCCCAGCCAACACAAAACTCGTTCAGTCACGGTTTTACACAAAAACTGTATGGATGCTGATGCCTACGCTACAGGCTTACTGGCAATGGGGCATCCACAAGCCTTTAAACTGGCTAACAACCTGGGCTTGGCTGCCTTATTTATTGTAGAAAAGGATTCTGGACAACTTATGGCTTATACCAGCAATTATTTACTGGAATTAGAAAAGAAAACTAGATAA
- the nqrF gene encoding NADH:ubiquinone reductase (Na(+)-transporting) subunit F, which translates to MLEIILGVLFFTLIVLVLVAGILAARAKLVSSGKVNIIVNGDTDNPIQANAGGKLLNVLADKKLFVSSACGGGGTCGQCTVKVLEGGGDILPTERTQINRSEAAEGVRLSCQVAVKQDMKIEVPDEIFSVKKWKCKVRSNHNVATFIKELVLELPEGEDVNFKAGGYIQIDIPEHDIKFDSFIVEDEYKEDWDKFNLWQYRSNPSEEVVRAYSMANYPEEKGIIMLNVRIATPPRQAPDAPPGIASSYIFNLKPGDEVTISGPYGEFFAKDTKAEMIFIGGGAGMAPMRSHIFDQFRRIHTDRKVSFWYGARSKREMFYVEDFDSIAKDNDNFTWNVALSEPLPEDNWTGYTGFIHNVLYENYLKDHEAPEDCEYYICGPPMMNAAVFKLLEDLGVEPENILFDDFGG; encoded by the coding sequence GCAAAACTGGTCAGTTCAGGCAAAGTCAATATTATTGTCAATGGTGATACAGACAACCCAATTCAAGCCAATGCAGGAGGCAAACTCCTTAACGTACTTGCGGACAAAAAATTATTTGTTTCTTCTGCTTGCGGTGGCGGCGGCACCTGTGGTCAGTGTACGGTCAAGGTTTTAGAAGGTGGTGGAGATATCTTACCTACTGAGCGTACCCAAATTAATAGATCAGAAGCTGCTGAAGGTGTCAGGCTCTCTTGCCAAGTTGCAGTAAAACAGGACATGAAAATTGAAGTCCCAGATGAAATTTTCTCCGTTAAAAAGTGGAAATGTAAAGTTAGATCCAATCATAACGTTGCTACATTCATCAAAGAACTGGTTTTAGAGTTGCCAGAGGGTGAAGATGTCAATTTTAAAGCGGGTGGCTATATTCAAATTGATATCCCAGAACATGATATTAAATTTGATAGTTTCATTGTTGAAGATGAATACAAAGAAGATTGGGATAAATTTAATCTATGGCAATATCGCTCAAACCCCTCAGAAGAAGTGGTGAGAGCTTATTCTATGGCCAATTACCCTGAAGAAAAAGGCATTATTATGCTCAACGTGAGAATAGCAACGCCTCCAAGACAAGCGCCTGACGCACCTCCTGGTATTGCATCCTCATACATATTCAATCTAAAACCTGGTGATGAAGTGACTATTTCTGGACCTTACGGTGAATTCTTTGCCAAAGATACCAAAGCCGAAATGATTTTTATTGGTGGTGGGGCAGGTATGGCCCCGATGCGCTCTCATATCTTTGATCAATTTAGACGTATTCATACAGATAGAAAAGTAAGTTTTTGGTATGGTGCAAGAAGCAAACGTGAAATGTTTTATGTAGAAGACTTTGACAGTATTGCTAAAGACAATGATAATTTTACCTGGAATGTTGCTCTGTCTGAGCCTTTACCAGAAGATAACTGGACTGGTTATACAGGCTTCATCCACAATGTCTTGTATGAAAACTATCTAAAAGATCACGAAGCTCCAGAAGATTGTGAGTATTACATTTGTGGTCCGCCTATGATGAATGCGGCTGTCTTTAAATTACTTGAAGACCTAGGCGTTGAACCAGAAAACATTCTATTTGACGACTTTGGCGGTTAA